GCTTCAGAAGATTGTTTTAACATATAACTCTGTTCTATAGCCCACATACCTGCTTCCAAGGGTATTTTATTTTCTGTTTGCAAGGGGGTATGAAGGATCCTGTCATGGATGGGGTGATGGGGTTTTTGGGCATGGTTGAGATAAATACATAAGATTTCTAATTCTTCAGTTTTTTCAAATAAATGTTTGAGCGCATCAAACTTTCCAATGATTGCCATTTTTGTCCTCCATAATAATCTGCTAACAGAATAAATCCTAAAATCCAAAATCACAAATTCTACTCTCAAACATAAGATATATTCTGATGAAGCCATCCTTGATTGATTGGATTTGAATTTTCAAACCATGAAATAAGAAATCCGACCCAAAACTTTTCTATTCAATCAAAAACACAAAAACTCATTGACGGACTCTTAAAGATCAAAGTTTCCATTTTTAAATTCCCAATTTTTGATTGAATCCGGTTTGTATTGGATCTCAAATGATATTTTAAAAGGGTATTTTATCTCTAAATTTTAAATAGTTGTCTATGCAAGCATTTAGAGTAATGAGATAAAATAATGCGGTAATTTTAGGAAGATTTGGCTTATTGGAGAAATAAAAAGAGTATGTATGCAGGTAGAGTTTTGTGTATAATGATTTGTTTGTTCGTGAATTTATTGGGAAATTCATTAGAAGATACACTCAAAAACCGCCCCTTTTATCATTGGCAATTCCCTTCCTCAAATCCTCCCTCCAATAATCCTGATTATTATATCCCTGACAGCAAAGCAAAGTATCTTGGCACAAGCGCAGGGATATTGGGAGTGGGCTTAATCATTGGAGTAACAGGATTGTATTTGATGCCTGAGAGTGTTACGAATTGGGATAGAGACAGATTTGGTTTTAGAAGTTGGTTGGCAGATGTAGCGATTGCTCCTGCCGTAGATGATGATAACTTTTGGCTCAATGGAGTAGCCCATCCTTATTTTGGAGCTGTATATTATATGCAACCTCGTATGGCAGGGTATAGTTGGGCAGAATCCGTATTGTTTTCTTTTGTAACTTCAGCATTTTTTTGGGAATATGGGATTGAGGCTTTTGTAGAGATCCCCAGTTGGCAAGATTTGATTTATACCCCTGCAATGGGTTCTGTTTTTGGAGAAGTTTTTTACCAACTCACACGCTATATTCAATCCCATCAAG
The DNA window shown above is from Helicobacter sp. 11S03491-1 and carries:
- a CDS encoding DUF3943 domain-containing protein, with amino-acid sequence MICLFVNLLGNSLEDTLKNRPFYHWQFPSSNPPSNNPDYYIPDSKAKYLGTSAGILGVGLIIGVTGLYLMPESVTNWDRDRFGFRSWLADVAIAPAVDDDNFWLNGVAHPYFGAVYYMQPRMAGYSWAESVLFSFVTSAFFWEYGIEAFVEIPSWQDLIYTPAMGSVFGEVFYQLTRYIQSHQGKFMGSRILGYTLVALMDPIGFVIRDLGLGGYFGIKNKNEFYAYASPLGLGFGYKF